One Nicotiana tomentosiformis chromosome 4, ASM39032v3, whole genome shotgun sequence genomic window carries:
- the LOC104119727 gene encoding adenine phosphoribosyltransferase 1, producing the protein MESLTQKIALKFTKANFVPEKVTTNRYFLRGNLVNIKSPTTATLTTITTTPTRNTRVFSPIFVSKRASVPGAGEEHELKTTRIRDPVSSTDMASNDPILKDDRIVRISSSIRVIPDFPKPGIMFQDITTLLLDTKAFKYTIDLFVERYKDKNISVVAGIEARGFIFGPPIALAIGAKFVPMRKPKKLPGEVISEEYSLEYGTDKIEMHVGAVQAGERALVVDDLIATGGTLTAAIRLLERVGVEVVECACLIELPELKGRDRLGDKPLFVLVSST; encoded by the exons ATGGAGTCACTGACTCAAAAAATTGCTCTCAAATTCACTAAGGCCAATTTTGTCCCAGAAAAAGTTACTACTAACAGATATTTTCTCAGGGGCAATTTGGTCAATATAAAGTCACCTACCACCGCCACTCTCACCACCATAACCACCACTCCCACTAGAAATACTCGGGTTTTTTCACCCATCTTTGTGTCAAAAAGAGCTTCCGTACCCGGAGCCGGTGAAGAACACGAGTTGAAAACGACCCGAATCCGAGATCCAGTGAGCTCAACAGATATGGCGTCTAATGATCCGATTCTCAAAGACGATCGTATCGTTCGGATTTCGTCTTCTATTCGGGTCATCCCTGACTTCCCTAAACCCG GGATTATGTTTCAGGATATAACAACATTGTTACTTGATACTAAGGCGTTTAAGTACACTATTGATTTGTTTGTTGAGAGATACAAGGACAAAAACATCAGTGTCGTTGCag GTATTGAAGCAAGAGGTTTTATATTTGGTCCTCCCATTGCATTGGCCATTGGGGCAAAATTTGTCCCCATGAGGAAACCCAAGAAGTTGCCGG GGGAGGTTATTTCAGAAGAGTATTCTTTGGAGTATGGAACAGACAAGATTGAGATGCATGTAGGTGCCGTGCAAGCCGGTGAACGTGCACTTGTGGTAGATGATCTTATCGCAACTGGAGGGACCCTAACTGCTGCAATTAGGCTTCTAG AGCGTGTTGGAGTTGAGGTGGTCGAGTGTGCATGTCTTATTGAGTTGCCAGAATTGAAG GGCCGGGACAGGTTAGGTGATAAGCCACTATTTGTTCTTGTGAGCTCAACCTGA